One Candidatus Omnitrophota bacterium genomic window, TCCCTGCGAAAATCTATCAAGCGCAACATTCTTTTGTGCCCGCCGCCCTGATGCCTGACTGTTAATCTGCCGCTTGAGTTACGCCCGCCTTTTCTTTTGAGCGGCGCAATCAATGATTTTTCAGGCGTACTCTTAGTGATCTCTGCAAAATCCGAACCTGTTATCCATCTGCGTGAAGGTGTTACTGGTCTATATTTTTTTATTCCCATGGCTACACTTTTCTTTAAGAGATTGTTATTTTTTCGCCTTTTTTAAGGGTGACTATTGCCTTCTTTGTATCGGGAGTCCTTCCAAGCTGATACCTGACTCTTTTTGATTTCCCTGTCTCTACTAAAGTGTTTACATTCTTTACCTTTACTTTGTATATTTCCTCGACGGACCTTTTTATCTCTGTTTTATTGGCATCGTTTCTCACCAGAAAAAGGTATTTCCCTTCCGGTTCTGACAAAGTTGATTTCTCCGTCTGAAGTAAAGCAAGAAGTATATCATAACTTAATTTCATTTTCTACTCTTTTTTTATTTTTTTATTCTCTGAACTAGTTGTTTAATACTGTCTTTTGTAATCAGGACTCTCCTTGCAAGCATAAGCTCTAATGAATTGGCGTCTTTGGCTGATGCTGTGTCCAAAAATTTAAGGTTCCTCGTTGCTAAAACTGCATTGGCAGATAATTTATCGGATAATAAAAGCAGTCTTTTATTCTTCGGTCCATCTTTTCCGATAAGCTTTAAATTCTTGAATATTTTTTCTACCTCTTTTGTTTTTGGCGAAGATACTTCAAATCTATCCAAAACCATTAAATTGCCTTCGTTTAATTTAGCGTTAAGCGCAGATTTTAAAGCCAGTGTCTTAAGCTTCTTAGGTATTGAAATAAAGAAGCTTCTTGGATGAGGGCCGAAAACAACTCCACCGTGCCGCCATAACGGTGAACGTATGGAACCTACCCTTGCCCGGCCTGTGCCTTTTTGCCTCCAGGGTTTGATGCCACCGCCGGAAACTTCTCCCCTGGTCTTAGTTGCAGCCAGTCCTTTTCTCTGATTAGAGCGGTACACGGTAAGCACCCTGTGCAATAAATTTTTATTTACCGAGCCGTCAAACACTGATGCATCCAGTTTGAGCGATTCTACTTCTTTGCCATCCATATTAAATACACTTATAGTCAAGTTTTCCATTTTTATTTCTTCGCAGTTTTATCGGCAGCTGGCTTTCTTTTCTTTGCCTTATTTATGATAACGTAATTATTATCATGCCCTGGTATAGCGCCCTTTACTACTAAAATATTATTTTCAGGGTCCACCATCACTACCTTAAGATTCTGAACAGTTACCTTCACATTACCCATATGGCCTGGGAGATGATGCCCTTTCCATACCCTTCCCGGAGTCGTACTTGAGCCAATGGAACCGATCCTTCTGTGTGACATCGAACCGTGAGTCATCGGCCCGCCGCTCCAGTTCCATCTTTTCATGCCTCCCTGGAAGCCTTTTCCGATGGATATACCAGACACATCCACATAATCCCCGACCTGAAAAACATCAACCTTGATCTCTTCGCCAACTTTATATTCTCTGCCGCTGTGCTTGGAGAACTCCCTGATTACTTTTCTGGGGGATAGTTTAAGTTTATTAAAATATCCGGAAACAGGTTTTTTAATCTTTTTTTCATTGCTTAAAGGTTCAAAACCAACCTGGACATTTTTATCATTTACCGACAAGACCATGCACGGGCCTGCTTCGATAGCCGTAACACCGATCGCATCGCCCTGTTCGTTAAAAACCTGAGTCATCCCAATTTTTTTCCCTATTAATCCGCTCATTTTATTTACGCTCTTTAGTTAAAGCCGGGCAAGTTGAAAATTACATTTTGATTTCAACATCAACACCAGCAGGCAAATTCAGCTTTCTTAACGCATCGATTGTTTTTGCGGTAGGCTCAAAAATATCAATCAACCTCTTATGAGTAGCCAGTTCAAACTGTTCGCGCGACTTTTTGTCAATCACAGGTGAACGCAGGACGGTATAAATCTCTCTTTTTGTCGGCAACGGCACCGGCCCCGATATTTTGGCCCCGGTACGCTTTACCGTGTCAACGATTTCAATGACCGCCTGGTCTAACAAACGATGGTCGTAAGCTTTTAACCTTATTCTTATCTTTTGCATTTTCTTCTTTCAATTTACTTCCGGGCTCACCAGGCTCGGCCTGATAAGCCCGGAAGATTATGTGTAAATTAGGCGATTATTTCTGAAACAACTCCTGCGCCTACTGTGTGCCCACCTTCACGTATAGCAAACCTTGATTCTTTTTCCATAGCTATAGGCATAATCAATTCAACTTCAACGCTGACATTATCCCCGGGCATGATCATTTCCACCCCTTGAGGAAGCTTAACTGAACCGGTAACATCAGTTGTGCGGAAATAAAACTGCGGCCTGTATCCGCTGAAGAATGGTGTATGCCTTCCGCCTTCTTCTTTTGTCAAAACGTAAACCTGCGCCTTGAACTTGGTATGAGGAGTTATTGATTTTGGAGCTGAAAGAACCATTCCTCTTTCCAGTGATTCTTTAGAAACACCTCTTAAGAGCAACCCGAGGTTATCTCCGGCCTGGCCTTCATCAAGTATCTTTCTGAACATTTCAATGCCGGTAACAACAGTCTTGCCTACTTCGGGTTTTAAACCGACGATCTCGACTTCGTCGTTTAACTTTACCTTGCCTCTTTCAACCCTGCCTGTACCTACCGTACCTCTACCTTCAATCGTAAAAACGTCTTCCACTGCCATGAGGAACGGTTTATCTAAGTCTCTTTTTGGCAAGGGGATAAAATCATCTACTGCTTTCATAAGTTCTAAAATAGCTGCTGCATCCGGGCTGCTTGGGTCCCCGCCAGCTTCCATTGCCTTTAAAGCACTCCCCTTAACTATAGGGGTTTTATCTCCAGGG contains:
- a CDS encoding 50S ribosomal protein L23, whose product is MKLSYDILLALLQTEKSTLSEPEGKYLFLVRNDANKTEIKRSVEEIYKVKVKNVNTLVETGKSKRVRYQLGRTPDTKKAIVTLKKGEKITIS
- a CDS encoding 50S ribosomal protein L4, which produces MENLTISVFNMDGKEVESLKLDASVFDGSVNKNLLHRVLTVYRSNQRKGLAATKTRGEVSGGGIKPWRQKGTGRARVGSIRSPLWRHGGVVFGPHPRSFFISIPKKLKTLALKSALNAKLNEGNLMVLDRFEVSSPKTKEVEKIFKNLKLIGKDGPKNKRLLLLSDKLSANAVLATRNLKFLDTASAKDANSLELMLARRVLITKDSIKQLVQRIKK
- a CDS encoding 50S ribosomal protein L3, with protein sequence MSGLIGKKIGMTQVFNEQGDAIGVTAIEAGPCMVLSVNDKNVQVGFEPLSNEKKIKKPVSGYFNKLKLSPRKVIREFSKHSGREYKVGEEIKVDVFQVGDYVDVSGISIGKGFQGGMKRWNWSGGPMTHGSMSHRRIGSIGSSTTPGRVWKGHHLPGHMGNVKVTVQNLKVVMVDPENNILVVKGAIPGHDNNYVIINKAKKRKPAADKTAKK
- a CDS encoding 30S ribosomal protein S10, translating into MQKIRIRLKAYDHRLLDQAVIEIVDTVKRTGAKISGPVPLPTKREIYTVLRSPVIDKKSREQFELATHKRLIDIFEPTAKTIDALRKLNLPAGVDVEIKM
- the tuf gene encoding elongation factor Tu is translated as MAKEKFVRSKPHLNIGTIGHVDHGKTTLTAAITMVLNKKGYAEARTYDSIDNAPEERERGVTINISHVEYQTDTRHYAHIDCPGHADYIKNMITGAAQMDGAILVVSAADGPMPQTREHILLARQVNVPAMVVFLNKVDMVSDKELIDLVEMEVRELLTKYGFPGDKTPIVKGSALKAMEAGGDPSSPDAAAILELMKAVDDFIPLPKRDLDKPFLMAVEDVFTIEGRGTVGTGRVERGKVKLNDEVEIVGLKPEVGKTVVTGIEMFRKILDEGQAGDNLGLLLRGVSKESLERGMVLSAPKSITPHTKFKAQVYVLTKEEGGRHTPFFSGYRPQFYFRTTDVTGSVKLPQGVEMIMPGDNVSVEVELIMPIAMEKESRFAIREGGHTVGAGVVSEIIA